In Hemiscyllium ocellatum isolate sHemOce1 chromosome 33, sHemOce1.pat.X.cur, whole genome shotgun sequence, the following are encoded in one genomic region:
- the LOC132831156 gene encoding ferritin heavy chain A-like, whose amino-acid sequence MASQVCQNYHKDCEDAVNKQINLELYSSYVYLSMFSYFDRDDVALRHFAEFFKEQSHEEREHAEKLMEFQNKRGGRVLLQDVKKPEQDEWGNGLEAMQRALQMEKDVNQSLLDLHKLSSGHTDPHLCDFLERHYLDEQVKMIKKLGDHITNLKRLGAPENGLGEYLFDRLSLGESD is encoded by the exons ATGGCCTCCCAAGTGTGTCAGAACTACCACAAGGACTGTGAGGATGCTGTTAACAAGCAGATCAACCTGGAGCTCTATTCCTCCTATGTTTACCTCTCCATG TTCTCTTACTTTGACCGGGATGATGTTGCCCTGCGTCACTTTGCTGAGTTCTTCAAGGAGCAGTCCCATGAGGAACGGGAACACGCTGAGAAACTGATGGAATTCCAGAATAAACGTGGAGGCCgagtcctcctgcaggatgtcaaG AAGCCAGAGCAGGATGAGTGGGGCAATGGTCTGGAGGCAATGCAGAGAGCTCTGCAGATGGAGAAGGATGTGAACCAGAGTCTGCTGGATCTGCACAAACTCTCCTCTGGCCACACGGACCCTCAT CTGTGTGACTTCCTGGAGAGgcactacttggatgagcaagtgaagatgatcaagaagctgggagatcacatcaccaacctgaagagactgggagcccctgagaatggcctgggagagtacctgtttgacaggctcAGCCTGGGGGAGAGTGACTGA